A genome region from Microcella alkaliphila includes the following:
- a CDS encoding thiamine-phosphate kinase — translation MTDSPDARPDTLRTVGEITALARIIPRLPRGEHTVLGPGDDAAVVAAADGRFVVTTDVMVDGPDFRRAWSTPHDLGWKAAATNLSDIAAMGARPTGLVVALIAPADTAVAELEQLADGFADACAALAPGCGVVGGDLSVGSTLTIAVTAFGDLEGCPPVTRDGAQPGDLVAVSGDIGLAARGLRMLFDEGVDDEGNPDPERAAALRADEPRIVDAQLAPRPPLADGPAAARAGATAMLDLSDGLALDARRIARASGVVIDLDAAAVCIVAGVDAMFLPLVLTGGEDHSLLATFPASVLADGGPGLPGGFRVIGRVVEPGDGGPELRVGGRPFEQRGGWDSFDDV, via the coding sequence GTGACCGACAGTCCGGATGCTCGCCCCGACACCCTGCGCACGGTCGGCGAAATCACGGCGCTCGCCCGCATCATCCCCCGACTGCCGCGCGGCGAACACACCGTGCTCGGGCCCGGCGACGACGCCGCCGTCGTCGCCGCTGCCGACGGTCGCTTTGTCGTCACGACCGACGTCATGGTCGACGGCCCCGACTTTCGCCGCGCCTGGTCGACCCCGCACGACCTGGGCTGGAAGGCCGCCGCCACCAACCTCAGCGACATCGCCGCGATGGGCGCCCGCCCGACCGGTCTGGTTGTCGCCCTCATCGCCCCCGCCGACACCGCGGTTGCCGAGCTCGAGCAGCTGGCCGACGGCTTCGCCGACGCCTGCGCTGCCCTCGCCCCCGGGTGCGGGGTCGTCGGAGGCGACCTCAGCGTCGGATCCACCCTCACGATCGCCGTGACGGCGTTCGGCGACCTCGAGGGCTGCCCGCCCGTCACGCGGGACGGAGCGCAACCGGGTGACCTCGTCGCCGTGTCGGGCGACATCGGCCTCGCGGCCCGCGGCCTGCGCATGCTGTTCGACGAGGGAGTCGACGACGAGGGCAACCCCGACCCCGAGCGGGCCGCCGCACTGCGCGCCGACGAGCCGCGCATCGTGGACGCGCAGCTCGCCCCTCGTCCACCCCTTGCCGACGGCCCCGCCGCAGCCCGTGCCGGCGCGACCGCGATGCTCGACCTCAGCGATGGCCTCGCCCTCGACGCCCGCCGCATCGCCCGCGCGAGCGGAGTCGTCATCGACCTCGACGCTGCCGCCGTGTGCATCGTGGCCGGAGTCGACGCGATGTTCCTCCCGCTCGTGCTCACCGGCGGAGAAGACCACAGCCTGCTCGCGACCTTCCCCGCCTCGGTCCTCGCCGACGGCGGCCCCGGGCTGCCGGGGGGTTTCCGGGTCATCGGTCGCGTTGTCGAGCCGGGCGACGGAGGCCCCGAGTTGCGGGTCGGCGGCCGACCGTTCGAGCAGCGCGGCGGCTGGGACTCGTTCGACGACGTATGA
- a CDS encoding FAD-binding domain-containing protein, whose translation MPGAPADTEGRDSRPRRREHRQRTVALRAPSAHHRAGTRGGRHRAARGPRERYLAAIEGRTGIDGFDDWARELVADGWLHNHARMWFASIWIFTLRLPWQLGADVFLRNLLDGDPASNTLSWRWVAGLQTRGKTYQATADNIARFTDGRYRPRGLATTAEPLDGPPPPPAGAAPEQRPLTRGRAHDVGRIVTAYAPTGYAADALDRARAEAAGDGIVIETVLRGWDARAWPHATRGFFPFTERIPGLVRDAGIGA comes from the coding sequence ATGCCCGGCGCGCCCGCCGACACTGAGGGGCGTGACTCACGCCCTCGCCGACGCGAGCACCGTCAGCGCACTGTCGCCCTACGTGCGCCATCGGCTCATCACCGAGCAGGAACTCGTGGCGGCCGTCATCGAGCGGCACGGGGTCCGCGCGAGCGGTACCTCGCCGCCATCGAGGGACGCACCGGCATCGACGGATTCGACGACTGGGCGCGCGAGCTCGTCGCCGACGGCTGGCTGCACAACCACGCGCGCATGTGGTTCGCGAGCATCTGGATCTTCACCCTGCGCCTGCCCTGGCAGCTCGGCGCCGACGTCTTCCTGCGGAACCTGCTCGACGGCGACCCCGCCTCGAACACGCTCAGCTGGCGCTGGGTGGCGGGCCTGCAGACCCGCGGCAAGACCTACCAGGCGACCGCGGACAACATCGCCCGGTTCACCGACGGTCGCTACCGGCCGCGCGGCCTCGCGACGACCGCGGAACCCCTCGACGGGCCGCCCCCGCCGCCCGCCGGTGCCGCGCCCGAGCAGCGGCCGCTCACCCGAGGCCGCGCGCACGACGTCGGCCGCATCGTGACCGCCTACGCGCCCACCGGCTACGCCGCCGACGCGCTCGACCGGGCGCGCGCGGAAGCCGCCGGGGACGGCATCGTGATCGAGACCGTGCTGCGCGGCTGGGATGCCCGTGCCTGGCCCCACGCGACGCGCGGCTTCTTCCCGTTCACGGAGCGCATCCCGGGGCTTGTTCGCGATGCCGGAATCGGCGCGTGA
- a CDS encoding DoxX family membrane protein yields MDTEAEIRMRALITRGIELFDRFVVWTMDRFGVKFARLAIGVVFIWFGALKIMGDLSPAYDLVAATVYFATPEIIVPLLGVWEVAIGLAFLFPPTTRLALLMLIPQMPGTFLPLVLLPEVTYTVFPFGLTIEGQYIVKNLVIIACALIIGGHALRKHKADTESITLPERATA; encoded by the coding sequence GTGGACACGGAGGCTGAAATCAGGATGCGCGCACTCATCACCCGAGGAATCGAGCTCTTCGATCGCTTCGTCGTCTGGACGATGGACAGGTTTGGCGTCAAGTTCGCTCGCCTCGCGATCGGTGTCGTCTTTATCTGGTTCGGCGCACTCAAGATCATGGGCGATCTGAGCCCCGCCTACGACCTCGTCGCGGCGACCGTCTACTTCGCCACACCCGAGATCATCGTGCCGCTGCTCGGCGTGTGGGAGGTCGCCATCGGCCTCGCGTTCCTGTTCCCGCCGACAACGCGACTGGCGCTGCTGATGCTGATTCCGCAGATGCCGGGCACGTTCCTCCCGCTCGTGCTCCTACCCGAGGTGACGTACACCGTCTTCCCCTTCGGCCTCACGATCGAGGGACAGTACATCGTGAAGAACCTCGTGATCATCGCGTGCGCCCTCATCATCGGCGGCCACGCCCTGCGCAAGCACAAGGCTGACACCGAGAGCATCACCTTGCCGGAGCGCGCCACCGCCTGA
- the coaD gene encoding pantetheine-phosphate adenylyltransferase yields the protein MSRIAVVPGSFDPITLGHLDVIERAANIFDEIHVVVVHNPGKTAMLPIAQRVSLIEQAVADRALPSSIRVTGWSVGLLVDYCTEVGATVLVKGVRSQVDVAYETPMAIVNRNLAGVETVFMLPDPAHAHVSSSLVRQVASLGGDVAPYVPRAVAEFLEKTRDG from the coding sequence ATGAGCAGGATCGCCGTCGTTCCTGGGTCGTTTGACCCGATCACCCTGGGCCACCTCGATGTCATCGAGCGTGCGGCCAACATTTTCGACGAGATCCACGTCGTCGTGGTGCACAACCCGGGCAAAACCGCCATGCTGCCGATCGCGCAGCGCGTCTCGCTCATCGAGCAGGCCGTCGCTGACCGGGCTCTGCCATCGAGCATTCGCGTGACCGGCTGGAGCGTAGGCCTGCTCGTCGACTACTGCACCGAGGTGGGGGCAACGGTGCTCGTGAAGGGCGTCCGCAGCCAGGTGGATGTCGCGTACGAGACGCCCATGGCGATCGTGAACCGCAACCTCGCCGGGGTCGAGACGGTCTTCATGCTGCCCGACCCGGCACACGCGCACGTGTCCAGTTCGCTGGTGCGCCAGGTCGCGAGTCTCGGCGGTGACGTCGCTCCCTACGTACCGCGGGCAGTCGCCGAGTTCCTTGAGAAGACGCGCGACGGCTAG
- a CDS encoding endonuclease/exonuclease/phosphatase family protein, protein MRVISYNLRKHAAIGELSDLIAEHEPNLLCLQEIDTDRMPDDLGPMHLADATRGNRLGLAIYYHHERFAALETKAFSLKRSLHDVIAKPAHERLLGTLLYDRKHEREVVIGSFHAAPLTALNSLRRTQIHAAHEALDSFGAELPTLMVGDFNYPWFQEFLSSTVQRSGHEVTLSDARTYTRYKFFRGHFDFATSIGMALTTVQTLPQGVSDHMPILVNAEHAEVA, encoded by the coding sequence ATGCGTGTCATCAGCTACAACCTCCGCAAGCACGCGGCGATCGGTGAGCTGTCTGATCTGATTGCCGAGCATGAGCCGAACCTGCTGTGTCTGCAAGAGATTGATACCGATCGCATGCCCGACGACCTCGGCCCCATGCACCTCGCCGACGCGACGCGCGGCAACCGGCTGGGGCTCGCGATCTACTACCACCACGAGCGTTTTGCGGCGCTCGAGACGAAGGCGTTCTCGCTCAAGCGTTCGCTGCACGATGTGATTGCGAAGCCTGCCCACGAACGGCTGCTCGGCACGCTGCTGTACGACCGCAAACACGAGCGCGAGGTCGTGATCGGCTCGTTTCACGCGGCGCCGTTGACCGCGTTGAACTCACTGCGGCGTACCCAGATTCACGCCGCGCACGAGGCCCTCGACTCGTTCGGCGCCGAGCTGCCGACCCTCATGGTGGGCGACTTCAACTACCCGTGGTTCCAAGAGTTCTTGTCATCGACCGTGCAACGCTCGGGCCACGAGGTCACGCTGTCTGACGCTCGCACCTACACGCGCTACAAGTTCTTCCGCGGCCACTTCGACTTCGCCACGTCGATCGGTATGGCGCTGACGACGGTGCAGACGCTGCCGCAGGGTGTCAGCGACCACATGCCGATCCTCGTGAACGCCGAGCACGCCGAGGTTGCCTGA
- a CDS encoding ATP-dependent DNA helicase RecG has product MREVASAAAGSVEAVTGPLDQQLVRVLGDRTAKALARAFGMQTVGDLVAHYPRRYAKRGELTALTELTVGEEVTIVAEVLRVTERSMKNRKGSILEVQITDGRGIVTLTFFNQAWRKETLKTGVRGIFAGKVGEYRGARQLAHPDYQLFDDLELVPGAPDPEAQKWALAPIPIYPATSTISSWQLQKAMGVALDSLVGIDDPVPLEVRAERQLLDLTRALRFTHQPEDDQQWRRGRDTLRFHEAFLLQAALLQQRAVLRSSPAEPRLPGAELAGFDAELPFALTPDQQTVGDEIFRDLAAAVPMNRLVQGEVGSGKTLVAVRAMLAVAENGGQSALLAPTEVLAAQHFRSIVATLGPDRAARLRPVLLTGQLGAAERRKTLLAIASGQSRIVVGTHALLGDKVQFVDLGLVVVDEQHRFGVEQRETLRRKGAVPPHVLVLTATPIPRTVAMTVFGDLDVSTIRTLPAGRIPIVSHVVPLADKPGWWPRVWQRLGEELEAGRQGFVVVPAIDPTTVEDDPDALADDATEPPVVDRPPGTIVELLPILQQAPPLAGRRIAALHGRMPADEKDAIMRSFAAGDIDVLIATTVIEVGVDVPNATFMAVIDADRFGVSQLHQLRGRVGRGAHPGLCLFVTAALPETTARERVEAVAATLDGFELAQVDLELRREGDVLGANQSGGRSSLKLLRVVTDSDVIIDARQAAAAILDTDPDLAEHPPLAEALARRLDESAREFMAKN; this is encoded by the coding sequence ATGCGCGAGGTCGCGTCAGCAGCCGCGGGTAGCGTTGAGGCCGTGACCGGCCCGCTCGACCAGCAGCTGGTGCGGGTGCTCGGCGACCGCACCGCGAAGGCGCTCGCGCGCGCCTTCGGCATGCAGACGGTCGGCGACCTCGTCGCCCACTACCCCCGGCGCTACGCGAAGCGCGGCGAGCTCACGGCGCTCACGGAGCTGACCGTGGGCGAGGAGGTGACGATCGTCGCCGAGGTGCTGCGCGTGACCGAGCGGTCGATGAAGAACCGCAAAGGCTCGATCCTTGAGGTGCAGATCACCGACGGCCGCGGCATCGTCACGCTCACGTTCTTCAACCAGGCTTGGCGCAAAGAGACGCTGAAGACGGGCGTGCGCGGCATCTTCGCCGGCAAGGTTGGCGAGTACCGTGGCGCGCGGCAGCTGGCCCACCCCGACTACCAGCTGTTCGACGACCTCGAGCTGGTGCCGGGGGCGCCCGACCCCGAGGCGCAGAAGTGGGCGCTCGCCCCGATTCCGATTTATCCCGCCACCTCGACGATCTCTAGCTGGCAGCTCCAGAAGGCGATGGGGGTCGCGCTCGACAGCCTCGTCGGCATCGACGACCCCGTGCCGCTCGAGGTGCGCGCCGAGCGACAGCTGCTCGACCTCACACGGGCGCTGCGCTTCACCCACCAGCCGGAAGACGACCAGCAGTGGCGGCGGGGCCGCGACACCCTGCGCTTCCACGAGGCATTCCTGTTGCAGGCGGCCCTCCTGCAGCAGCGTGCCGTGCTGCGCTCGTCGCCCGCCGAGCCGCGCCTGCCCGGCGCCGAGCTCGCCGGTTTCGACGCCGAGCTGCCGTTCGCCCTCACACCCGACCAGCAGACGGTCGGTGACGAGATCTTCCGCGACCTCGCGGCCGCCGTGCCGATGAACCGACTCGTGCAGGGCGAGGTCGGTTCGGGGAAGACCCTCGTCGCGGTGCGCGCCATGCTGGCCGTCGCCGAGAACGGGGGCCAGAGCGCACTGCTCGCGCCGACCGAGGTGCTTGCTGCCCAGCACTTCCGCTCGATCGTCGCGACCCTTGGCCCCGATCGGGCGGCCCGCCTGCGCCCGGTCTTGCTCACCGGGCAGTTGGGGGCGGCTGAACGGCGCAAGACGCTGCTGGCCATCGCGAGCGGCCAGTCGCGCATCGTCGTCGGCACGCATGCGCTGCTGGGAGACAAGGTGCAGTTCGTCGACCTCGGGCTCGTCGTGGTCGACGAGCAGCACCGTTTCGGCGTCGAGCAGCGCGAAACCCTGCGTCGCAAGGGCGCCGTGCCGCCGCACGTGCTGGTTCTCACGGCAACGCCGATCCCGCGCACGGTCGCGATGACCGTCTTTGGCGACCTCGATGTGTCGACGATCCGCACCCTGCCCGCGGGGCGCATCCCGATCGTCAGCCACGTCGTGCCGCTCGCCGACAAGCCCGGCTGGTGGCCGCGCGTGTGGCAGCGCCTTGGGGAAGAGCTGGAGGCCGGTCGCCAGGGCTTCGTGGTGGTGCCCGCGATCGACCCGACCACGGTCGAGGACGACCCGGATGCGCTCGCCGACGACGCGACGGAGCCCCCGGTAGTAGACCGCCCGCCGGGAACGATCGTCGAGTTGCTGCCGATTCTGCAGCAGGCTCCGCCGCTTGCCGGCCGGCGCATCGCGGCCCTCCACGGCCGGATGCCCGCCGACGAGAAAGACGCGATCATGCGGTCTTTCGCGGCGGGAGACATCGACGTGCTCATCGCGACCACCGTCATCGAGGTGGGCGTCGACGTGCCGAACGCGACGTTCATGGCGGTCATCGACGCCGACCGGTTTGGGGTCAGCCAGCTGCATCAGCTGCGTGGGCGCGTGGGGCGCGGCGCGCATCCGGGTTTGTGCCTGTTCGTCACGGCCGCGCTGCCCGAGACGACGGCGCGCGAACGCGTCGAGGCGGTCGCGGCCACCCTCGACGGTTTCGAGTTGGCGCAGGTCGACCTTGAGCTGCGCCGCGAGGGCGACGTGCTGGGCGCCAATCAGTCGGGCGGGCGTTCCAGTTTGAAGTTGCTGCGGGTTGTGACCGATTCTGACGTCATCATTGATGCCCGCCAGGCCGCGGCGGCGATACTAGACACCGACCCCGACCTCGCCGAGCACCCGCCGCTCGCTGAGGCGCTGGCCCGCCGCCTCGATGAGTCGGCCCGAGAATTCATGGCAAAGAATTAG
- a CDS encoding DUF3515 family protein, with protein sequence MTRRPVRAAGALAAAALLAALSACAPTVALEPAEDANAVACAEISVRLPDEMLGLERRTTNAQATAAWGNPTGVIYRCGLPPIGATDLPCFTVEGVDWLLDESNAPQFVFLSYGRAPVTEIIVDPDVAGVAGVDVLRALGPAVSAVEATQQCLAATDVLTGGQIAPPSEGDEPEPSEGDEPEPSESDEPADE encoded by the coding sequence ATGACACGCCGACCCGTTCGCGCCGCCGGAGCCCTCGCCGCGGCCGCACTGCTTGCCGCGCTGAGCGCGTGCGCTCCGACCGTCGCGCTGGAGCCCGCCGAGGATGCGAACGCCGTCGCGTGCGCCGAGATCAGCGTGCGTCTGCCCGACGAGATGCTGGGGCTTGAGCGCCGAACGACGAACGCGCAGGCGACGGCAGCGTGGGGCAACCCGACCGGAGTGATCTACCGCTGCGGCCTGCCGCCCATCGGGGCCACCGACCTGCCGTGCTTCACTGTCGAGGGTGTCGACTGGCTGCTCGACGAGTCGAACGCGCCGCAGTTCGTCTTCCTGTCGTACGGGCGCGCGCCGGTCACCGAGATCATCGTCGATCCCGACGTCGCCGGAGTCGCGGGAGTCGACGTGCTGCGCGCCCTCGGCCCGGCCGTGTCGGCGGTGGAAGCGACGCAGCAGTGCCTGGCAGCGACCGACGTGCTGACGGGCGGACAGATCGCGCCGCCGAGCGAGGGTGATGAGCCGGAGCCGAGCGAGGGCGATGAGCCGGAGCCGAGCGAGAGCGACGAGCCGGCCGACGAGTAG
- a CDS encoding transglutaminaseTgpA domain-containing protein, whose protein sequence is MTARVRAARPAPTAWWLSVAVLVSLGAALSALTVVIGEGSWYVPTMVAAAIGVIVAAVVRRLVPVWRAFWSVVAGAAALFAAIVVQFAADTALLGIVPLPETFLRFSLLIREGELSIVEQAVPAFADDGIRFLLAAGVGALAVLSDALVAATRRPALLAVPLLALLAIPVVVAPGALPLVSVLATAAAFLVVLALHRPAAVGGPGGVSRLIAAVSAALIAAVIVPGLLPTAVVGANPAGTGPASLVTGVNPVLELGNDLRRSSPVEALRYSTDAEGGVYLTLSHLAEFAGQQVLPVEFDAPAVPLAELSPPTWLPDELTTGTLDTRISLRTLRTQWLPLPQAPATVSGVSGEWVIDPAGTTVRGDGLDEFLQIPEGLDPSIPQTALEATAEARTPYEQAIALQRFFTGGQFAYSEDAPVEGGYDGSGADIVAQFLVERSGYCVHFASAMALMTRTLDIPSRIAVGFLPGARNPQVPSEYIVSSDNLHAWPELHFDGLGWVRFEPTPSLGVLPEYASDDILIGDDVVPPAGETPAPDETDPADPENPDGEIDAGDPANPDGETDAGGPDGIPDLDGGDDQAGGVGDDGGILVDPVLRSNLIAGALAVVALVLLATPALWRASRRRRRMRATDPLIVWREVRDTARDLGLAAEPTRTVRELGARWGVDVALVAPLVTALEARAYAGPHGDGFVAPPVRPVIAALRAAVPWWRRVLAVLAPVSLIDREPDDARVLISAP, encoded by the coding sequence GTGACGGCCCGCGTGCGCGCGGCGCGGCCCGCCCCGACCGCCTGGTGGCTGAGCGTCGCCGTGCTCGTCTCGCTCGGCGCCGCCCTCAGCGCGCTCACCGTCGTCATCGGCGAGGGCTCGTGGTACGTGCCCACGATGGTGGCGGCGGCGATCGGCGTGATCGTCGCCGCGGTCGTGCGACGCCTCGTTCCTGTGTGGCGGGCGTTCTGGTCGGTCGTCGCCGGGGCGGCCGCCCTGTTCGCCGCGATCGTGGTGCAGTTCGCTGCCGACACCGCACTGCTCGGGATCGTCCCGCTGCCGGAGACGTTCCTCCGCTTCTCGCTGCTCATCCGCGAGGGCGAGCTGTCGATCGTCGAGCAGGCGGTCCCCGCGTTCGCCGATGACGGTATCCGGTTCTTGCTCGCGGCCGGCGTCGGGGCGCTCGCCGTGCTGTCTGACGCGCTGGTTGCCGCCACCCGCCGTCCGGCGCTGCTCGCCGTGCCGTTGCTGGCGCTGCTCGCGATCCCGGTCGTCGTCGCGCCGGGGGCGCTGCCGCTCGTCAGCGTGCTCGCGACCGCTGCCGCGTTCCTCGTGGTTCTCGCGCTGCACCGCCCCGCGGCGGTCGGGGGACCGGGTGGGGTCTCGCGCCTCATCGCGGCGGTGAGCGCGGCCCTGATCGCCGCCGTGATCGTTCCGGGGCTGTTGCCGACCGCGGTCGTCGGGGCGAACCCGGCGGGCACGGGCCCGGCCAGCCTCGTCACGGGCGTGAACCCCGTCCTCGAGCTTGGCAACGACCTGCGTCGCTCGAGCCCCGTCGAAGCGCTGCGCTACTCGACGGACGCAGAGGGCGGCGTGTACCTGACGCTGTCCCACCTGGCCGAGTTCGCCGGCCAGCAGGTGCTGCCGGTCGAGTTCGACGCCCCCGCTGTGCCGCTCGCCGAGCTGTCGCCGCCGACCTGGTTGCCCGACGAGCTGACGACCGGAACCCTCGACACCCGCATCAGCCTGCGCACCCTGCGCACCCAGTGGTTGCCGCTGCCGCAGGCGCCGGCGACCGTCTCCGGTGTCTCTGGCGAGTGGGTGATCGACCCGGCCGGCACGACCGTGCGCGGCGACGGGCTCGACGAATTCCTGCAGATTCCTGAGGGGCTCGATCCGAGCATCCCGCAGACGGCGCTCGAGGCGACCGCCGAGGCGCGAACCCCCTACGAGCAGGCGATCGCCCTGCAACGGTTCTTCACGGGTGGCCAGTTCGCCTACTCGGAGGATGCGCCCGTCGAGGGCGGCTACGACGGCTCGGGGGCCGACATCGTGGCGCAGTTCCTCGTCGAGCGCAGCGGATACTGCGTGCACTTCGCGAGCGCGATGGCTCTGATGACGCGCACGCTCGACATCCCCTCGCGCATAGCCGTGGGCTTCCTGCCGGGGGCGCGCAACCCGCAGGTGCCGAGCGAGTACATCGTGAGTTCCGACAACCTGCACGCCTGGCCCGAACTGCACTTCGATGGCCTCGGCTGGGTGCGTTTCGAACCGACCCCGAGCCTCGGTGTGCTGCCCGAGTACGCGAGCGACGACATCCTCATCGGCGACGACGTCGTGCCTCCCGCTGGTGAGACGCCGGCGCCGGACGAGACCGACCCGGCGGACCCCGAGAACCCCGACGGTGAGATCGATGCCGGCGACCCGGCGAACCCCGATGGCGAGACCGACGCGGGGGGTCCCGACGGGATTCCCGACCTCGACGGCGGCGACGACCAGGCCGGCGGCGTCGGCGATGACGGCGGCATCCTCGTCGATCCTGTGCTGCGCTCGAACCTGATCGCTGGCGCGCTCGCGGTCGTCGCGCTGGTGCTGCTCGCGACGCCGGCGCTGTGGCGGGCGAGCCGCAGGCGCCGGCGGATGCGCGCCACCGATCCGCTGATCGTCTGGCGTGAGGTGCGCGACACGGCCCGCGACCTCGGGCTCGCCGCCGAACCCACCCGCACGGTGCGCGAGCTCGGCGCCCGCTGGGGGGTCGACGTCGCGCTCGTCGCGCCGCTCGTCACGGCACTCGAGGCCCGTGCCTACGCCGGCCCGCACGGCGACGGGTTCGTCGCACCGCCGGTCCGCCCGGTGATCGCTGCGCTGCGCGCCGCCGTGCCCTGGTGGCGGCGCGTGCTTGCCGTGCTCGCCCCCGTCTCCCTCATCGACCGAGAGCCCGACGACGCGCGGGTGCTGATCAGCGCTCCATAA
- a CDS encoding PLDc N-terminal domain-containing protein: MKLVWAVVVFFFPLLGTLVWFILGRRIGDPFRS, translated from the coding sequence ATGAAGCTCGTGTGGGCCGTGGTCGTGTTCTTTTTCCCTCTGCTCGGCACGTTGGTGTGGTTCATTCTCGGGCGCCGCATCGGCGACCCGTTCCGCTCCTGA
- a CDS encoding DUF58 domain-containing protein, with protein MIFALAVRVTDTTAEATHLVVPQVLPLDAGPVPEPSTEAGPRSSRSRERADDDVVTREYRDGDALRRVHWRVTARHGELMVRQDEPQAGPHSRLIVDTDRDGYGDIERRGLRPGPPSGPSFEWAVRMAASSAAHLVERGYAVDLTTSTPQTAQPPLADAPGISAALAPVLGELALLRAAAADGTPPPLEAHPSVPLIAIASQPRGTTIDWMLAQRAPGTVAVLLLVAPHGTADAPEVLALADEFTRAGWQVARVDPSVPVDAAWRRLIDGQPAPAEATAILRGAAP; from the coding sequence GTGATCTTCGCCCTCGCCGTGCGGGTGACCGACACGACGGCCGAGGCGACCCACTTGGTGGTGCCGCAGGTGCTGCCTCTGGACGCGGGCCCCGTGCCCGAGCCGTCGACCGAGGCGGGCCCTCGCAGCAGCCGCTCCCGCGAGCGCGCCGACGACGACGTCGTCACCCGTGAGTATCGGGACGGTGACGCGCTGCGCCGCGTGCACTGGCGGGTGACGGCGCGGCACGGCGAGCTCATGGTGCGCCAGGACGAGCCACAGGCCGGCCCTCACTCGCGCCTGATCGTCGACACCGATCGTGATGGCTACGGCGACATCGAGCGCCGCGGGCTGCGCCCCGGGCCGCCGAGTGGGCCGAGCTTCGAGTGGGCAGTGCGTATGGCAGCCTCATCGGCCGCACACCTCGTCGAGCGCGGGTATGCGGTCGACCTGACTACGTCGACGCCGCAGACGGCCCAGCCCCCGCTCGCCGATGCCCCGGGCATCTCGGCGGCGCTTGCTCCGGTGCTCGGCGAGCTCGCGCTGCTGCGCGCAGCCGCCGCTGACGGTACGCCGCCCCCGCTCGAGGCCCACCCCTCGGTGCCGCTCATCGCGATCGCCTCGCAGCCCCGGGGAACGACGATCGACTGGATGCTCGCCCAGCGCGCTCCGGGAACGGTCGCGGTCCTCCTGCTCGTCGCCCCGCACGGCACCGCCGACGCCCCCGAAGTGCTGGCCCTCGCCGACGAATTCACGCGCGCCGGCTGGCAGGTCGCCCGCGTCGACCCGAGCGTGCCGGTGGACGCCGCCTGGCGCCGACTCATCGATGGGCAGCCCGCCCCCGCCGAGGCGACGGCGATCCTGCGGGGAGCCGCGCCGTGA
- a CDS encoding DUF402 domain-containing protein — protein sequence MTLEPGSDAELRWRKWDGSPHWVHPVIVLGEDETGVWFGQQQGTVSRRPGADFHAYRPNVKVLMPGEQWMPAFFPDREGSRIGLYVDIAAELRLEEFGASAIDMDLDVIVRAPRASPYIDDVDEFSEHRRTLGYPDAVAARVLADARRVRDLAARREGVFDGRAAAWLALMER from the coding sequence ATGACCCTCGAGCCCGGCTCCGATGCCGAGCTGCGCTGGCGCAAGTGGGATGGATCACCGCACTGGGTGCATCCGGTGATCGTGCTCGGCGAAGACGAGACGGGCGTCTGGTTCGGCCAGCAGCAGGGCACCGTGAGCCGCCGCCCGGGGGCCGACTTCCACGCCTACCGGCCAAACGTGAAGGTGCTGATGCCCGGCGAGCAGTGGATGCCCGCGTTCTTTCCCGACCGCGAGGGGTCCCGCATCGGCCTCTACGTCGACATCGCGGCCGAACTACGGCTCGAAGAGTTCGGGGCGTCGGCCATCGACATGGACCTCGACGTGATCGTGCGCGCACCCCGCGCCAGCCCCTACATCGACGACGTCGACGAGTTCTCCGAACACCGCCGCACGCTCGGCTACCCCGACGCGGTCGCGGCGCGCGTACTCGCCGACGCCCGCCGGGTGCGCGACCTGGCCGCGCGACGGGAGGGCGTCTTCGACGGCCGCGCCGCCGCGTGGCTTGCCCTTATGGAGCGCTGA
- a CDS encoding RsmD family RNA methyltransferase, giving the protein MTRLIAGFAGSLTLSVPKSGTRPTSDRVREAIFSALEARDLIDGARVVDLYAGSGALGLEAASRGAESVVLVEKAASAARVCQANARLVEQQAARFGVDPAPRIRVVTRAARSAVETLEGPVDLVFIDPPYEAGAAEVDELLVALVPHLAADAVVALERSSRSTPPAEVRRLVLDRTARYGETVVHWMRRVTEEG; this is encoded by the coding sequence GTGACCCGCCTGATCGCCGGTTTCGCCGGCTCGCTCACGCTCAGCGTGCCGAAGAGCGGCACGCGACCCACGAGCGACCGCGTGCGTGAGGCGATCTTCTCGGCGCTCGAGGCGCGCGACCTCATCGACGGGGCGCGCGTCGTCGACCTGTACGCGGGCTCGGGGGCGCTCGGCCTGGAGGCGGCCAGCCGCGGGGCGGAGTCAGTCGTGCTCGTCGAGAAGGCTGCGTCGGCCGCGCGGGTGTGCCAGGCGAATGCTCGACTCGTGGAGCAGCAGGCGGCGCGGTTCGGGGTCGACCCGGCCCCGCGCATCCGGGTGGTGACGCGCGCCGCGCGTTCGGCGGTCGAAACCCTCGAGGGGCCCGTCGACCTCGTGTTCATCGACCCGCCGTACGAGGCGGGCGCGGCCGAGGTCGACGAGCTGCTGGTAGCGCTCGTGCCGCACCTGGCGGCGGATGCGGTGGTCGCGCTGGAGCGCTCGTCGCGCAGCACTCCCCCGGCCGAGGTGCGCAGGCTCGTGCTCGACCGCACGGCACGCTACGGCGAGACCGTCGTGCACTGGATGCGGCGGGTCACCGAGGAAGGCTAA